From a single Nocardioides sp. dk884 genomic region:
- a CDS encoding M14 family zinc carboxypeptidase translates to MTKSRALVGLTGFALVASVTAGLSPATALDPPSAPTAAEPRGSGAGRGPATATRVDPLERAEVARSAAAAPVAGSPLEMPTSYPFQPRLRFYRDNPDDAAHTAALLGHPDLAPRLTELMKVSDRISVQVVGQSTEGRDLYLVTLTAPERAEDTAQQTAWRDKIKNDPTAAAADKQLLAQYKTPIWISNNIHGNEWEGTDGALRYIEHLATAPLSEVGGILRNNRVYFSPSLNPDGRTNATRATALGLDPNRDMITNTTPETRSFIRTAQAIQPIYAADFHGYTSVLQLEPCGPPHGSNYEYDLYIPHNYALSLAVEQRVVDAAIPGNTYYNVETGEVVPENTGPETAHVKIPYRDTPDGWDDFPPIFTAQYAAFYGAASATVELPLTRGAAGGTRQTPERAVVNVEVAEETMAGIVDYLDDSANAREMLLNQIETFRRGVAGEPKTALTEAGVDNVPGPSQWKELWDVVDDQEPVTLPRAYVIPKGEGQRSASDAARLVRQLLLHDIEVGTLDAPTSVGGTTYPAGSWVVDMHQPLRGLANSLLDLGDDISSKVPSMYDISAWSLSYLWGATVDKVGLTTDAPLGATTPIEAPASGAAVPDGPDHLSLELAGVADFQALNALLEDGVAVSMLTDGVAVVEPAGYDEAAAAAEEYDVAFEAASEADLDALDDPGTRDLQDLTIAYVGTQDDRLSLTELGFDDLVQVTAASLETTPALLEGVDAMWIGSAFNPAAGSVAHTRVQALLDDGGALVGRSTAAFNAAQSFGLLTGTAVAGNRAGNGIVAVDTPADSLFAAHPQDASFIYPAAWFTGLGAGVKVEQRYGADPLLAGHWRQSPDGAGGPVPDGPASAAGQASVVSAEAASGARTVVFGTSVFFRNHPKGGLSQAATALFWAAPEGAGVVAPGEVGVTIEPVAKVTYPGAATVRVSTSGATGPVDGIVELLVDGRVVATGPTTGGTASLRVPGLRPGATSVVARFTPSDPAYDVATSAPVTVRVAKAASRTALKLTRVDGPGRGQVAATVRVVVPRLPAVGTLVLSDRGRVVRTLRLTAADAGSRTVRLRLGAGRHVVKATFAGTALVKGSSASRTVTLR, encoded by the coding sequence GTGACGAAATCACGTGCGCTGGTCGGCCTGACCGGCTTCGCGCTGGTCGCCTCGGTGACCGCCGGTCTCTCCCCGGCCACGGCCCTCGACCCACCGTCGGCCCCCACGGCCGCCGAGCCGCGCGGCTCCGGTGCGGGCCGCGGCCCGGCCACCGCGACCCGGGTCGACCCGCTGGAGCGGGCCGAGGTCGCCCGGTCCGCCGCCGCGGCGCCGGTCGCGGGCAGCCCGCTGGAGATGCCCACGTCCTACCCCTTCCAGCCGCGGCTGCGCTTCTACCGCGACAACCCCGACGACGCCGCGCACACCGCGGCGCTGCTCGGCCACCCCGACCTGGCGCCGCGGCTGACGGAGCTGATGAAGGTCAGCGACCGGATCTCGGTGCAGGTCGTCGGGCAGTCCACCGAGGGACGCGACCTCTACCTGGTCACCCTGACCGCGCCCGAGCGGGCCGAGGACACCGCCCAGCAGACGGCCTGGCGCGACAAGATCAAGAACGACCCGACCGCCGCGGCCGCCGACAAGCAGCTGCTCGCGCAGTACAAGACGCCGATCTGGATCAGCAACAACATCCACGGCAACGAGTGGGAGGGCACCGACGGCGCCCTGCGCTACATCGAGCACCTCGCCACCGCGCCGCTGTCGGAGGTCGGCGGGATCCTGCGCAACAACCGGGTCTACTTCTCGCCCTCGCTCAACCCCGACGGTCGCACCAACGCCACCCGGGCCACCGCGCTCGGCCTGGACCCCAACCGCGACATGATCACCAACACCACGCCGGAGACCCGGTCGTTCATCCGCACCGCCCAGGCGATCCAGCCGATCTACGCCGCGGACTTCCACGGCTACACCAGCGTGCTGCAGCTCGAGCCGTGCGGCCCGCCGCACGGCTCCAACTACGAGTACGACCTCTACATCCCCCACAACTACGCGCTCTCGCTCGCGGTGGAGCAGCGGGTCGTCGACGCCGCGATCCCCGGCAACACCTACTACAACGTCGAGACCGGCGAGGTGGTGCCGGAGAACACCGGCCCGGAGACCGCCCACGTCAAGATCCCCTACCGCGACACCCCGGACGGCTGGGACGACTTCCCGCCGATCTTCACCGCCCAGTACGCCGCGTTCTACGGCGCCGCGAGCGCGACCGTCGAGCTCCCGCTGACCCGGGGCGCCGCAGGCGGCACCCGGCAGACGCCGGAGCGTGCGGTCGTCAACGTCGAGGTCGCCGAGGAGACCATGGCCGGCATCGTCGACTACCTCGACGACTCCGCCAACGCCCGGGAGATGCTGCTCAACCAGATCGAGACGTTCCGCCGCGGCGTCGCCGGTGAGCCCAAGACCGCGCTCACCGAGGCCGGTGTGGACAACGTGCCGGGGCCCTCGCAGTGGAAGGAGCTGTGGGACGTCGTCGACGACCAGGAGCCGGTCACCCTGCCGCGGGCCTACGTGATCCCGAAGGGCGAGGGGCAGCGCTCGGCGAGCGACGCGGCCCGGCTGGTGCGCCAGCTGCTGCTTCACGACATCGAGGTCGGCACCCTGGACGCGCCCACGAGCGTCGGTGGCACGACGTACCCGGCCGGCTCCTGGGTGGTCGACATGCACCAGCCGCTGCGCGGCCTGGCCAACTCGCTGCTCGACCTCGGTGACGACATCTCCTCGAAGGTGCCCTCGATGTACGACATCTCCGCCTGGAGCCTGTCCTACCTGTGGGGCGCGACGGTCGACAAGGTCGGCCTGACCACCGACGCGCCGCTCGGCGCGACCACTCCGATCGAGGCGCCGGCGTCCGGCGCCGCGGTGCCGGACGGCCCGGACCACCTCAGCCTCGAGCTCGCCGGGGTCGCCGACTTCCAGGCGCTCAACGCGCTGCTGGAGGACGGCGTGGCGGTGTCGATGCTGACCGACGGCGTCGCGGTCGTCGAGCCCGCGGGGTACGACGAGGCGGCCGCGGCCGCGGAGGAGTACGACGTCGCCTTCGAGGCCGCCAGCGAGGCGGACCTCGACGCCCTCGACGACCCGGGGACCCGGGACCTGCAGGACCTCACGATCGCCTACGTCGGCACCCAGGACGACCGGCTCTCGCTCACCGAGCTCGGCTTCGACGACCTGGTCCAGGTCACCGCGGCCTCGCTCGAGACCACCCCGGCGCTGCTCGAGGGGGTCGACGCGATGTGGATCGGCAGCGCGTTCAACCCGGCCGCCGGCTCGGTGGCACACACCCGGGTGCAGGCCCTCCTCGACGACGGGGGCGCGCTCGTGGGCCGCAGCACCGCCGCCTTCAACGCCGCGCAGTCCTTCGGGCTGCTCACCGGCACCGCCGTGGCCGGCAACCGCGCGGGCAACGGCATCGTCGCGGTCGACACCCCCGCGGACTCGCTGTTCGCGGCGCACCCCCAGGACGCCTCGTTCATCTACCCGGCGGCCTGGTTCACCGGGCTCGGCGCCGGCGTGAAGGTCGAGCAGCGCTACGGCGCGGACCCGCTGCTGGCCGGCCACTGGCGCCAGTCGCCGGACGGGGCGGGCGGGCCGGTGCCGGACGGCCCGGCGAGCGCCGCCGGCCAGGCCTCGGTGGTCTCCGCGGAGGCCGCCTCGGGCGCCCGTACGGTCGTGTTCGGCACCTCGGTGTTCTTCCGCAACCACCCGAAGGGCGGGCTGAGCCAGGCGGCGACCGCGCTGTTCTGGGCCGCCCCCGAGGGTGCGGGCGTCGTCGCGCCGGGAGAGGTGGGCGTCACCATCGAGCCGGTCGCGAAGGTGACCTACCCCGGGGCGGCCACGGTCCGGGTGAGCACCTCCGGTGCCACCGGCCCGGTCGACGGCATCGTGGAGCTGCTGGTCGACGGCCGGGTCGTCGCCACCGGCCCGACCACGGGCGGCACGGCGTCGCTGCGGGTGCCCGGCCTGCGACCCGGGGCCACCTCGGTCGTCGCCCGGTTCACCCCGAGCGACCCGGCGTACGACGTCGCGACCAGCGCGCCGGTGACGGTCCGGGTGGCCAAGGCCGCCTCGCGGACCGCCCTGAAGCTGACGCGGGTCGATGGCCCGGGTCGCGGGCAGGTCGCGGCCACGGTCCGGGTCGTGGTGCCGCGGCTGCCGGCGGTCGGCACCCTCGTGCTGAGCGACCGGGGCCGGGTCGTCCGCACCCTGCGGCTGACCGCGGCCGACGCCGGCAGCCGCACCGTGCGGCTCCGGCTCGGTGCCGGTCGCCACGTCGTGAAGGCCACGTTCGCCGGCACCGCCCTGGTGAAGGGGAGCTCGGCGAGCAGGACCGTCACCCTGCGCTGA
- a CDS encoding sensor histidine kinase, with protein MRSPRFLARMPLLGQVCLVNGAVLAAATALLLLSPARISAEAARTEVVVVLAGLAVVLALDALLLRSSLSPVDRVVRQMSEVDRMRPGDRLDDPGEGAGAQLVRGANAMLDRLEAEQRASSARALAAQEAERHRIAQELHDQVGQSLTVVLLGLKQVQQHAPEHLLAELQLVRDSTRAALDDVRRVARQLRPGVLDDLGLSSALAALCSEFEAHGTARVRRTVAPGLPPLSADVELVVYRVAQEALTNAARHSGAREVAVSLTRLGDTVVLEVCDDGRDGPGSIVPGAGVSGMRERALLVGGTLRVEGGAGAGTRVRLVVPLAPGVRP; from the coding sequence GTGCGCTCCCCGAGGTTCCTCGCGAGGATGCCGCTGCTCGGGCAGGTCTGCCTGGTCAACGGTGCGGTGCTCGCCGCGGCGACGGCGCTGCTGCTCCTCTCCCCGGCCCGGATCTCTGCCGAGGCGGCGCGGACCGAGGTCGTGGTCGTGCTCGCCGGCCTCGCCGTCGTGCTGGCGCTCGACGCGCTGCTGCTGCGCTCCTCGCTGAGCCCCGTCGACCGGGTGGTCCGCCAGATGTCGGAGGTCGACCGGATGCGCCCCGGCGACCGCCTCGACGACCCGGGTGAGGGCGCCGGCGCCCAGCTGGTGCGCGGGGCCAACGCGATGCTGGACCGGCTCGAGGCCGAGCAGCGCGCGAGCAGCGCCCGGGCGCTCGCCGCCCAGGAGGCCGAGCGCCACCGCATCGCCCAGGAGCTGCACGACCAGGTCGGCCAGAGCCTGACGGTGGTGCTGCTCGGCCTCAAGCAGGTCCAGCAGCACGCGCCCGAGCACCTGCTCGCGGAGCTGCAGCTGGTGCGCGACAGCACCCGTGCCGCGCTCGACGACGTACGCCGGGTGGCGCGGCAGCTGCGCCCGGGCGTGCTCGACGACCTCGGGCTGAGCAGCGCGCTGGCCGCGCTGTGCAGCGAGTTCGAGGCCCACGGCACCGCCCGGGTGCGACGCACCGTGGCGCCCGGGCTGCCGCCGCTGAGCGCCGACGTCGAGCTGGTGGTCTACCGGGTCGCCCAGGAGGCGCTCACCAACGCCGCCCGGCACTCCGGTGCACGTGAGGTCGCCGTCTCGCTGACCCGGCTGGGCGACACGGTCGTGCTGGAGGTCTGCGACGACGGGCGCGACGGACCCGGCTCGATCGTCCCCGGCGCCGGCGTCAGCGGCATGCGGGAGCGGGCGCTGCTGGTCGGCGGCACGCTCCGGGTGGAGGGCGGTGCCGGCGCCGGGACCCGGGTCCGCCTGGTGGTGCCGCTGGCGCCCGGGGTGCGGCCGTGA
- a CDS encoding response regulator, which produces MTRILLADDHALVRRGVRLILEQEPDLSVVAEAGDGEEAVRLLRETPVDLVVLDIAMPRTTGLQAAREIARRRDPPRVLMLSMHDNEQYFFESLRLGASGYVLKSVADEDLVGAVRAAMRGEAFVYPGAMGTLVRDYLARLRRGERVPDTVLTEREDQVLKLIAEGSSTREIAAALVISPKTVERHRANILAKLGMRDRTQLTRYAIRAGLIEP; this is translated from the coding sequence GTGACCCGGATCCTGCTCGCCGACGACCACGCGCTGGTACGCCGCGGCGTACGCCTGATCCTGGAGCAGGAGCCCGACCTGAGCGTGGTGGCGGAGGCCGGGGACGGCGAGGAGGCGGTGCGGCTGCTGCGCGAGACGCCCGTCGACCTGGTCGTGCTGGACATCGCGATGCCGCGCACGACCGGCCTCCAGGCGGCCCGCGAGATCGCCCGGCGCCGCGACCCGCCGCGGGTGCTGATGCTGTCGATGCACGACAACGAGCAGTACTTCTTCGAGTCGCTGCGCCTCGGCGCCAGCGGCTACGTCTTGAAGTCGGTCGCCGACGAGGACCTGGTCGGTGCCGTGCGCGCGGCGATGCGCGGTGAGGCGTTCGTCTACCCCGGCGCGATGGGCACGCTGGTGCGCGACTACCTCGCCCGGCTGCGCCGCGGCGAGCGGGTGCCGGACACCGTGCTCACCGAGCGCGAGGACCAGGTGCTGAAGCTGATCGCCGAGGGATCCTCCACCCGCGAGATCGCCGCCGCCCTGGTGATCAGCCCGAAGACCGTCGAGCGCCACCGCGCCAACATCCTGGCCAAGCTCGGCATGCGCGACCGCACCCAGCTCACCCGCTACGCGATCCGGGCGGGGCTGATCGAGCCCTGA
- a CDS encoding protein adenylyltransferase SelO has product MSTAPSTSLLDDRYARELPELVVPWSAAEAPDPQLLVLDDDLARDLGLDPDWLRTPEGVRFLTGTALPDGVRPVAQAYAGHQFGGYSPRLGDGRALLLGELTDRAGRRRDLHLKGSGRTPFARGGDGLAAVGPMLREHVVSSALHALGVPTTRALAVVATGGAVQRETVLPGAVLARVAASHLRVGTFQYARATDDVDLLRRLADHAIERHHPAARDAEQPYLALLESVAVAQAELVARWMMIGFIHGVLNTDNVTISGESIDFGPCAFLEGYDPATVFSSIDTGGRYAYGNQPAVTQWNLARFAEALLPLIDEDQERAVAIATEALGSFGRAYVAAWAEGMRGKLGLAGGAVSESGSGSLEDEAVIELGQALLELLHGARVDYTSAFRALGQAARGEREAFRELVLDLPAADAWLDRWLALGPDADAMDRVNPVYIPRNHLVEEALDAATEGDLDPLRRLVDAVSRPFDVRPGLERYAAPAPEGFGDTFQTFCGT; this is encoded by the coding sequence GTGAGCACCGCACCGTCCACGAGCCTCCTCGACGACCGCTACGCCCGCGAGCTGCCCGAGCTGGTGGTGCCGTGGTCCGCCGCCGAGGCGCCCGACCCCCAGCTGCTGGTCCTCGACGACGACCTGGCCCGCGACCTCGGCCTCGACCCCGACTGGCTGCGCACGCCCGAGGGGGTGCGGTTCCTGACCGGCACCGCCCTGCCCGACGGCGTCCGCCCGGTCGCCCAGGCCTACGCCGGGCACCAGTTCGGCGGCTACTCCCCGCGCCTCGGCGACGGGCGCGCGCTGCTGCTCGGCGAGCTCACCGACCGCGCCGGCCGCCGCCGCGACCTGCACCTCAAGGGCTCGGGTCGTACGCCGTTCGCGCGCGGCGGCGACGGGCTCGCGGCGGTGGGCCCGATGTTGCGCGAGCACGTCGTGAGCAGCGCCCTGCACGCGCTCGGAGTCCCCACGACCCGGGCGCTGGCGGTGGTCGCGACCGGCGGGGCGGTGCAGCGCGAGACCGTGCTGCCCGGGGCGGTGCTGGCCCGGGTGGCGGCCAGCCACCTGCGGGTCGGCACCTTCCAGTACGCCCGCGCCACCGACGACGTCGACCTGCTGCGCCGCCTCGCCGACCACGCGATCGAGCGGCACCACCCGGCCGCGCGCGACGCCGAGCAGCCCTATCTCGCGCTGCTGGAGTCGGTCGCGGTCGCCCAGGCCGAGCTGGTGGCGCGATGGATGATGATCGGATTCATCCACGGGGTGCTCAACACCGACAACGTGACGATCTCGGGGGAGAGCATCGACTTCGGGCCGTGCGCGTTCCTCGAGGGCTACGACCCGGCGACCGTGTTCAGCTCCATCGACACCGGCGGGCGCTACGCCTACGGCAACCAGCCGGCGGTCACCCAGTGGAACCTCGCGCGCTTCGCCGAGGCGCTGCTGCCGCTGATCGACGAGGACCAGGAACGCGCCGTCGCGATCGCCACCGAGGCGCTCGGCAGCTTCGGGCGTGCCTACGTCGCCGCCTGGGCCGAGGGGATGCGCGGCAAGCTGGGGCTGGCGGGGGGAGCTGTGTCGGAGTCCGGCTCGGGCTCGCTCGAGGACGAGGCGGTCATCGAGCTGGGCCAGGCGCTGCTCGAGCTGCTCCACGGGGCCCGGGTCGACTACACCTCGGCGTTCCGGGCGCTGGGGCAGGCGGCGCGCGGGGAGCGCGAGGCCTTCCGCGAGCTGGTCCTCGACCTCCCGGCCGCCGACGCCTGGCTGGACCGGTGGCTGGCGCTCGGCCCCGACGCGGACGCCATGGACCGGGTCAACCCCGTCTACATCCCGCGCAACCACCTGGTCGAGGAGGCGCTCGATGCCGCGACCGAGGGCGACCTGGACCCGCTGCGCCGGCTCGTCGACGCCGTGTCGCGCCCCTTCGACGTACGACCCGGGCTGGAGCGGTACGCCGCCCCGGCGCCCGAGGGGTTCGGGGACACCTTCCAGACGTTCTGCGGGACCTGA